Proteins co-encoded in one Dasypus novemcinctus isolate mDasNov1 chromosome 6, mDasNov1.1.hap2, whole genome shotgun sequence genomic window:
- the LOC131278761 gene encoding endogenous retrovirus group K member 6 Gag polyprotein-like: MGGHLSSRQAPQVASLLDTNHMNVSVKQLQTYWDLLLPFNPWLSTCQLWDPDTYTNLIDCVMVAMEYENKRFPPSLLPTFIAIRSCLQGTPVNQDAFHCTCGKSKGEGSQSDSDSNTKSLSSRLNNALDSCPPKPDAPTSPQDGELLPSSWEDKGKSLPLYPPPPATAPSWPPLEEERPPSYKPPTPWGSPPSCEVPPSWDKPCSRPTPWAPPAADPSSTRGPMGTWPLQAEAPAHQTLLLYLLNAAPSRHHPQDWYPFTADKIKNLRKAVKEDGLGSPYAQHLLEELSTQLAVPYDWVSLTRAILTPGQFIDWRAHFTSEAEKQVAHNARVGARHPLDAYTGTGQFTNLAQHHNSPPRVLAPTSRAGFTRFPQLLRHQT, from the coding sequence ATGGGCGGCCATCTTTCCTCCCGCCAGGCGCCTCAGGTTGCCagccttttagacaccaatcatatgaatgtctcagtaaagcagctccaaacgtactgggaccttttgctgcctttcaacccctggctctccacttgccagctgtgggacccggacacgtacactaacctcattgactGCGTCATGGtggctatggagtatgagaacaagcgttttccccccagccttctccccacgttcatcgccattcgctcgtgcctccagggcacccccgtcaatcaggacgctttccactgcacctgcggtaagagcaagggagaggggtctcagtcagacagtgattccaATACCAAGTCCTTGTCCAGCCGCCTCAACAacgccctggactcttgcccgcccaaaccAGACGCGCCTACctcgccccaagatggcgaacttctgccttcttcttgggaggataaagggaagtccctccccctatacccgcCCCCTCCGGCCACGGCACCATCttggcccccgctggaggaggagCGGCCAccatcttacaagccgcctaccccctggggcagtccgccatcttgtgaggTGCCGCCATCTTGGGACAAGCCATgttctcgccccaccccctgggcaccccccgccgcggatccctcatccaccagagggcccatgggtacttggcccctGCAGGCAGAGGCCCCCGCGCATCAGACGCTGCTCTTATACCTGCTGAATGCCGCCCCCTCACGGCACCATCCacaggattggtacccctttacagccgacaaaataaaaaacctccgcaaggctgttaaagaggacggcctcggtagcccgtacgcccaacatttgcttgaggagcttagcactcagctcgcggttccgtatgactgggtttccctcactcgggccattctaacccccggccaattcatcgactggcgtgctcactttacatcagaggcagaaaagcaagtggcacacaacgcccgtgtcggggctcgccatcccctggacgcttacacaggcacgggccaattCACCAATCTGGCCCAACATCACAACTCccccccccgagttctggctccaacttcgcgagctggctttacacgctttccgcagctgctccgccaccagacctga